One Halorientalis litorea DNA segment encodes these proteins:
- a CDS encoding DUF7128 family protein, which produces MVAQTEREDGVWYECEKCGLMFDDEEDARQHEANCDAEEPSYIQ; this is translated from the coding sequence ATGGTCGCTCAGACCGAGCGCGAGGATGGGGTTTGGTACGAGTGTGAGAAGTGCGGCCTCATGTTCGACGACGAAGAGGACGCCCGCCAACACGAGGCCAACTGTGACGCCGAGGAGCCGTCGTACATCCAGTAA